One Ooceraea biroi isolate clonal line C1 chromosome 6, Obir_v5.4, whole genome shotgun sequence genomic window carries:
- the LOC105286639 gene encoding uncharacterized protein LOC105286639: MIDILNIGGEQVFDDRIVKIETHTYNPYANTLSGHSDEIRIPIQQQDLYTLPCQSFLYVEGKLTTNRAIEGSNVVLGNNCVAFMFDEIRYELDGVEIDRNKNVEMTSTLKNYTLLTLDRGVTQGNVGWDTYIDNVNGNFNFCVPLSMLLGFCEDYKRVVINARHELILIRSRNDNNSLLGDPALESKIELLKIQWRMPHVLLNEVNKLSMLRALESGRYLSMTFRSWDLYEFPLLQSTTKHSWTVKAASQLEKPRYVIFALQTGRKNVMSQDVATFDDCKLTNVKLHLNSEYYPYNDLNLDFEKNKYAILYDMYSRFRRAYYGCDCAEAYLTTTNFLLRGPFVVIDCSRQNESIKSATVDVRLECDCKENIPVNTTAYCFIMHDRVVEYGPLTNVVRRIV; encoded by the coding sequence ATGATTGACATTTTGAATATCGGAGGTGAGCAAGTCTTCGACGATCGCATCGTCAAGATTGAGACTCATACGTATAATCCGTACGCCAACACGCTGTCTGGACACAGCGATGAGATAcgaatacccatacagcagcAAGATTTGTATACCTTACCGTGTCAGAGCTTTCTGTACGTCGAGGGCAAACTAACGACAAACAGAGCCATTGAGGGCTCTAATGTAGTATTGGGGAATAATTGCGTGGCGTTCATGTTCGATGAGATACGCTACGAACTTGACGGAGTGGAAATTGATCGCAacaaaaatgttgaaatgaCTTCGACACTCAAAAACTATACGTTGTTAACACTCGACAGAGGCGTGACCCAGGGTAATGTCGGTTGGGATACATATATTGACAATGTGAAcggaaactttaatttttgcgTACCGCTCTCTATGTTACTGGGATTTTGCGAGGATTACAAACGCGTGGTGATCAACGCTCGTCATGAGCTGATTCTAATACGATcgcgcaacgacaacaatAGTCTACTGGGCGATCCCGCACTGGAGTCAAAGATTGAGCTGCTCAAGATACAGTGGCGAATGCCGCATGTGTTACTGAATGAAGTCAATAAGCTATCGATGTTACGAGCCTTGGAGAGCGGACGATATCTGAGCATGACATTTCGATCGTGGGATCTGTATGAGTTTCCTCTACTACAGAGCACCACCAAGCACTCGTGGACTGTCAAGGCCGCGAGTCAGCTGGAGAAACCGCGATACGTGATCTTTGCATTGCAAACTGGgcgtaaaaatgtaatgtccCAGGATGTTGCTACATTCGACGACTGCAAATTAACCAACGTGAAATTGCATCTAAACTCGGAATATTATCCATACAACGACCTGAATTTGGATTTTGAGAAGAACAAATACGCCATCCTTTACGACATGTATTCACGTTTTCGTAGGGCGTATTATGGATGCGACTGCGCCGAGGCATATTTGACCACTACCAACTTTCTTCTTCGCGGTCCTTTCGTGGTTatcgattgttcgcgacaGAACGAGTCGATCAAGAGCGCTACCGTAGATGTACGATTGGAGTGTGACTGCAAAGAGAATATACCTGTGAATACTACCGCCTACTGCTTCATAATGCACGATCGTGTGGTCGAATACGGTCCATTGACCAACGTTGTGCGCAGAATTGTGTAA